A portion of the Natronococcus sp. AD-5 genome contains these proteins:
- a CDS encoding helix-turn-helix transcriptional regulator: protein MTTTVLEKGRRYLTREVADRVVLGIILGIALLGGFSTVRAYWQLRTTGGMMSEMLLGMPGANPVWNFFGTLVAISVVLGAYALGRDHLFPDSGGSTANAARETEPEAPPQTNANAESPGSGGENDLDAAPRPLTIFPDDERQVLEPIIKSPGLTQVELRGRSDFSKAKVSQTVSALEDRGLIYREKQGRTYRVYPGELLKEHVRT, encoded by the coding sequence GTGACGACAACCGTGCTTGAGAAGGGACGGCGCTACCTCACCCGCGAGGTCGCCGACCGCGTCGTGCTCGGAATCATCCTCGGAATCGCCTTGCTCGGCGGATTCAGCACCGTTCGTGCGTACTGGCAGCTTCGAACCACGGGCGGAATGATGAGCGAGATGTTGCTGGGGATGCCGGGTGCGAACCCCGTCTGGAACTTCTTCGGAACGCTCGTGGCGATCAGCGTCGTCCTCGGTGCCTACGCGCTCGGTCGCGATCACCTGTTTCCGGATTCGGGCGGGTCGACGGCGAACGCCGCCCGCGAAACGGAACCCGAAGCGCCACCTCAGACGAACGCGAACGCCGAATCACCCGGCTCGGGCGGAGAGAACGACCTCGACGCGGCTCCGCGACCGTTAACTATCTTCCCGGACGACGAACGGCAGGTTCTCGAGCCGATCATCAAGTCGCCCGGACTGACCCAGGTCGAACTGCGCGGTCGATCCGACTTCTCGAAGGCGAAAGTCAGCCAGACCGTAAGCGCGTTAGAGGATCGCGGCCTGATCTACCGCGAAAAACAGGGACGGACGTATCGCGTCTATCCCGGCGAACTGCTCAAAGAGCACGTTCGTACGTGA
- a CDS encoding replication factor C large subunit, which yields MSDWTETYRPTTLSEVRGNNKARDQLKKWAETWEDHRDSVIVHGSPGVGKTSAAHALANDMGWPVMELNASDSRGADVIERIAGEASKSGTLTAGGAGRRLVILDEADNFHGNADYGGSREVTRVVKDANQPIVLVANEFYDMSQSLRSACETIEFRDVSKRSIVPVLRDICRREGVEFEEEALEKIAENTSGDLRSAVNDLQAVAEEAERLTVDDVVTSERDTTEGIFDFLDALIKEEDAQGALYASYDVDETPDDLLNWIEDNVPKDYEGEELADAYEFLSNADRWLGRVRATQDYSYWRYATDNMTAGVAASRRGSKGGWTRYGPPSYWSKLGRTKGTRNTRDAIAERIAEREGTSVSTARREILPFLSAMTHHCKNRDLTVRMAAIYELDEAEVSFVTGSGKDTNKVQSIVEDAEERREEEAVEHSGSAFFESESADGDGDDSSADETAATADGDQQPLEASSADDDAEANDEPAEPASTAEEPDDDQSGLSDFL from the coding sequence ATGAGCGACTGGACCGAGACGTACCGCCCGACTACGCTGTCGGAGGTGCGCGGAAACAACAAGGCCCGCGACCAGTTGAAGAAGTGGGCCGAAACCTGGGAGGATCACCGGGACTCGGTGATCGTCCACGGCAGCCCCGGGGTCGGAAAGACCTCCGCAGCGCACGCGCTGGCGAACGACATGGGTTGGCCCGTGATGGAACTCAACGCGAGCGACAGCCGGGGGGCCGACGTGATCGAACGCATCGCAGGCGAGGCTTCGAAGAGCGGCACGCTCACCGCGGGCGGCGCGGGACGGCGGCTCGTGATCCTCGACGAGGCGGACAACTTCCACGGGAACGCCGACTACGGCGGCTCCCGCGAGGTGACCCGCGTCGTCAAGGACGCGAACCAGCCGATCGTCCTCGTCGCGAACGAGTTCTACGACATGAGCCAGTCGCTGCGCAGCGCCTGCGAGACGATCGAGTTCCGCGACGTCTCGAAGCGCTCGATCGTTCCCGTCCTCCGTGACATCTGCCGGCGCGAGGGGGTCGAGTTCGAGGAGGAAGCCCTCGAGAAGATCGCCGAGAACACGAGCGGCGACCTCCGGTCGGCGGTCAACGACCTTCAGGCGGTCGCCGAGGAGGCGGAGCGGCTGACCGTCGACGACGTCGTTACGAGCGAGCGCGACACGACGGAGGGGATCTTCGACTTCCTCGACGCGCTCATCAAGGAGGAGGACGCCCAGGGCGCGCTGTACGCCTCCTACGACGTCGACGAGACGCCCGACGACCTGCTCAACTGGATCGAGGACAACGTCCCGAAAGACTACGAGGGCGAGGAACTGGCCGACGCCTACGAGTTCCTCTCGAACGCCGACCGCTGGCTCGGTCGGGTTCGCGCCACGCAGGACTACTCCTACTGGCGGTACGCGACGGACAACATGACCGCGGGCGTCGCCGCCTCCCGTCGGGGATCGAAGGGTGGCTGGACCCGCTACGGGCCGCCGAGTTACTGGTCGAAGCTCGGCCGCACCAAGGGGACGCGGAACACGCGCGACGCCATCGCCGAGCGCATCGCCGAGCGCGAAGGAACGAGCGTCTCGACGGCCCGCCGGGAGATCCTCCCGTTCCTCTCGGCGATGACCCACCACTGCAAGAACCGCGACCTCACCGTGCGCATGGCCGCCATCTACGAACTCGACGAGGCGGAGGTGTCGTTCGTCACCGGCAGCGGGAAGGACACCAACAAGGTTCAGTCGATCGTCGAGGACGCCGAAGAGCGCCGGGAGGAGGAAGCGGTCGAACACTCCGGCAGCGCCTTCTTCGAGAGCGAGTCTGCCGACGGCGACGGGGACGACTCGAGCGCCGACGAAACTGCGGCGACTGCGGACGGCGACCAGCAGCCCCTCGAGGCTTCGAGCGCCGACGACGACGCCGAGGCGAACGACGAGCCGGCGGAGCCCGCGTCGACGGCCGAGGAACCGGACGACGACCAGTCCGGACTTTCCGACTTTCTCTGA
- a CDS encoding type II toxin-antitoxin system VapC family toxin, with amino-acid sequence MYAETDFLLALIKDEDWLGDAAETVYREHQDELWTSQFTLIELLLVAYREKRDTERVVTNAANLVEVRGDVDTVVSAATYVEDHGFTPFDALHLVESNGDTIVSSDDTYEDVTPRLDLKTVDGE; translated from the coding sequence ATGTACGCGGAAACGGATTTTCTCCTCGCACTCATCAAGGACGAAGACTGGCTCGGAGACGCCGCCGAAACCGTGTATCGTGAGCACCAAGACGAGTTGTGGACGTCGCAGTTTACACTCATTGAACTCCTTCTGGTCGCCTACCGCGAGAAACGAGATACCGAACGCGTCGTCACGAACGCCGCTAACCTCGTCGAGGTACGCGGCGACGTAGATACGGTCGTCTCCGCAGCAACGTACGTCGAAGACCACGGCTTCACGCCGTTCGACGCGCTTCACCTCGTCGAATCCAACGGAGATACCATCGTCTCCAGTGATGACACGTACGAGGACGTCACGCCTCGTCTCGACTTGAAGACGGTTGATGGGGAATGA
- the bioD gene encoding dethiobiotin synthase: protein MSDAAPIAVVGTGTGVGKTVVTAGLTSWFREAGVAARAIKPAQTGFPPDDDAGFVAEACGEPDAATCLRYLEPPLAPRVAAERTDERLEYDALLEACRRELDRTPVSIVEGIGGLRVPLAGEREVLDLVADLSAAAVVVARSGLGTLNHTALTVDALERRGVDVRGIVCNEYEGASVAERTNPPELERMTGRTVETVPPLSSDDPRELAAGVRDALSDGFCDRLS from the coding sequence GTGAGCGACGCGGCGCCGATCGCCGTCGTCGGCACCGGGACCGGCGTCGGGAAGACCGTCGTCACTGCCGGCCTGACGTCGTGGTTTCGCGAGGCCGGCGTCGCCGCGCGGGCGATCAAACCCGCCCAGACCGGGTTCCCTCCGGACGACGACGCGGGCTTCGTCGCCGAGGCCTGCGGGGAGCCCGACGCGGCGACCTGCCTCCGGTATCTCGAGCCGCCGCTCGCGCCCCGCGTCGCGGCCGAACGGACGGACGAACGGCTCGAGTACGACGCCCTTCTCGAGGCGTGTCGGCGCGAACTCGATCGCACGCCCGTCTCGATCGTCGAGGGGATCGGCGGCCTCCGGGTGCCGCTGGCCGGCGAGCGGGAGGTGCTCGACCTGGTCGCCGATCTCTCGGCGGCCGCGGTCGTCGTCGCCCGCTCGGGGCTCGGAACGCTGAATCACACCGCGCTCACGGTCGACGCGCTCGAGCGCCGCGGCGTCGACGTCCGCGGAATCGTCTGCAACGAGTACGAGGGGGCGTCGGTCGCCGAGCGGACGAACCCGCCCGAACTCGAGCGAATGACGGGTCGCACAGTCGAGACGGTTCCGCCGCTCTCGAGCGACGATCCACGGGAACTCGCCGCGGGCGTTCGCGACGCGCTGTCGGACGGCTTTTGCGACCGACTCTCGTAG
- a CDS encoding aminotransferase class I/II-fold pyridoxal phosphate-dependent enzyme, which translates to MEDRGFDLEGRLDARAGNDLKRSLAPVDRVAERGYFAAPSGGDLPVLGSEEALVFGSNNYLGLTDDQRVQDAARQAAATVGTGAGASRLVTGDTLVHRDLERVLAETKRTERALAFSSGYAANVGTIAAMEPDVIFSDELNHASIIDGCRLSGAETVIYDHCDAANLREAMAARAERDGADEESWLIVTDSVFSMDGTVAPLRAICNAAEAFGAWVMVDEAHATGLYADGGGVVQAEGLEDRIQIQLGTLSKALASQGGYVAGSDALIEYLVNDARSFVFSTGLAPPAAAAASEALHLARHGDARERLWENVAHLCDGLESMGFEVLGDSQILPVLVGDRRDALDLAAGIRDRDVVAPAIRPPTVPEGTCRVRVTPMATHDQADIIACLEAFRTVGEEVGLL; encoded by the coding sequence ATGGAAGACCGCGGGTTTGATCTCGAGGGGCGACTCGACGCCCGTGCGGGGAACGACCTGAAACGATCGCTCGCGCCCGTCGATCGGGTCGCAGAGCGAGGGTACTTCGCGGCGCCGTCCGGCGGTGATCTTCCGGTGCTCGGCTCCGAGGAGGCGCTCGTATTCGGGTCGAACAACTACCTCGGGCTGACCGACGACCAGCGCGTCCAGGACGCGGCGCGACAGGCCGCCGCCACCGTCGGAACGGGCGCGGGCGCGAGCCGACTCGTCACGGGCGATACGCTCGTCCACCGGGACCTCGAGCGCGTGCTCGCCGAGACGAAGCGAACCGAGCGCGCGCTCGCGTTCTCCTCCGGCTACGCCGCCAACGTCGGGACGATCGCGGCCATGGAGCCGGACGTCATCTTTTCGGACGAGTTGAATCACGCGAGTATCATCGACGGCTGTCGGCTCTCTGGCGCGGAGACGGTCATCTACGACCACTGTGACGCGGCGAACCTGCGGGAAGCGATGGCGGCCCGGGCCGAACGAGACGGCGCCGACGAGGAGTCGTGGTTGATCGTCACCGACAGCGTGTTCAGCATGGACGGAACCGTCGCCCCCCTCAGAGCGATCTGTAACGCCGCCGAGGCGTTCGGCGCCTGGGTGATGGTCGACGAGGCTCACGCGACCGGCCTCTACGCGGACGGCGGCGGGGTCGTGCAGGCCGAAGGGCTCGAGGACCGGATCCAGATCCAGCTCGGAACGCTCTCGAAGGCGCTGGCGAGCCAGGGCGGCTACGTCGCGGGGAGCGACGCCCTGATCGAGTACCTAGTCAACGATGCGCGCTCGTTCGTCTTCTCGACCGGACTCGCGCCGCCGGCCGCCGCGGCCGCCAGCGAGGCGCTGCACCTCGCCCGCCACGGCGACGCCCGCGAGCGCCTCTGGGAGAACGTCGCGCACCTCTGTGACGGTCTCGAGTCGATGGGGTTCGAGGTGCTCGGTGACTCCCAGATCCTCCCCGTTCTCGTCGGCGACCGGCGTGACGCCCTGGATCTCGCCGCCGGCATCAGGGACCGGGACGTGGTCGCACCGGCGATTCGCCCGCCGACCGTTCCCGAGGGGACCTGCCGGGTTCGCGTCACCCCGATGGCGACGCACGATCAGGCGGACATCATCGCCTGTCTCGAGGCGTTCCGGACGGTCGGCGAGGAGGTCGGGCTGCTGTGA
- a CDS encoding AbrB/MazE/SpoVT family DNA-binding domain-containing protein produces MSDASLDDRGRLTLPKEVRERYGERYHIVQLHDGIKLVPVADDPLDALRDEFADIDKSADELREEARETALDEAGR; encoded by the coding sequence ATGTCCGATGCGTCGTTAGACGACCGCGGCCGTCTTACGCTCCCGAAAGAAGTACGTGAGCGATACGGCGAGCGCTATCATATCGTTCAGCTTCACGACGGAATCAAGTTAGTTCCTGTCGCTGACGACCCGCTCGATGCGCTCAGAGACGAGTTCGCGGACATCGACAAGTCGGCTGACGAGCTTCGTGAAGAAGCACGGGAGACGGCCCTCGACGAGGCCGGACGATAA